ATTAATGACAAAGTTAATCCCATTTTGACCCATTTTAGCTGCGATCGCTTTAAGCGACCATCACCCCTTACTATTCCACCTATGTCCTTAACTATTATTGAGAATAAACCCCAAGCACTTTTATCGCCCCAGAATGATAGTCTCACCATTGCCGGGAAAACCTTTCACTCCCGCTTGATGACTGGGACTGGCAAATATGCCAATCTGACCACTATGCAGGAAAGTATTAGTGCCAGTGAATGTCAGATTGTCACCGTCGCCGTTAGACGAGTACAAACGAACGCACCCGGCCATGAGGGATTAGCAGAGGCGATCGATTGGTCGAAAATCTGGATGTTGCCCAACACTGCCGGTTGTCAAACGGCCGAAGAAGCGATTCGGGTGGCCCGTTTAGGGCGAGAAATGGCCAAATTATTGGGACAGGAAGACAATAACTTTATTAAACTCGAAGTTATTCCCGATCCTAAATATTTATTACCCGATCCGATCGGAACTTTGCAAGCGGCGGAACAATTAGTTAAAGAAGGTTTTGCCGTACTGCCCTATATTAACGCCGATCCTCTCTTAGCCAAACATTTAGAGGAGGCTGGCTGCGCCACGGTTATGCCCCTAGGATCGCCGATTGGGTCGGGACAGGGGCTGAAAAATGAGGCAAATATCGCGATTATCATCGAATCGGCCAAAATTCCCGTGGTGGTAGATGCCGGGATCGGTACAGCCTCAGAAGCGGCCCGGGCCATGGAAATGGGGGCCGATGCTTTATTAATTAACAGTGCGATCGCTATGGCGGCCAATCCAGCTATGATGGCGCAAGCCATGGCAATGGCGGCAAAAGCGGGACGTTTAGCCTATTTAGCGGGAAGAATGCCGATTAAGTCATCTGCTAGTCCTAGTTCCCCCTTGACGGGAACGATCGCCTAATCCAGGGATCTATCGAAACTCCTTAAAATAGGGGAGATAGGCAAATCTCCCCCCACACCACACATCAATAAATCCCACAATTAACGCACTTCAAACAAACGATTGTCCGGTAAGTTACTAATGGATCGCTGGAGACTATTCAAGGATCTATTGTAATCGACGATCGCCTGTAGATAACGGCTTCTGGCATCGGTTAAATCCCGTTGGGAGTTGATAACGTCCGTTTGGGTTCCCACACCCGCCTGAAAGCGTAAACGGGCTAATCGCAGACTTTCCGTGGCGGATTCAATGCTTTTTTGCGAAGTTTTGATGTTTTCTTGGTTAGAAATCAAACTATAGTAGGATTCCTCCACCTGAAGGCGAATTTCATTGCGACGGAGGGAGAATTCCGTATCGGCGCGATCGATATTTCTTTCCGCTTGACGAGCGCGAGCAAAAGCAGTGCCACCATCAAAAAAAGTCCAGCGAATCCGGCCGCCAACACTAAAACCATCGCCAAAACCAGCATCATCACTGAGATCGTTGAGGACATTATACTCGCCCAAAAGGTCCACTTGGGGAATCACAGCCGAAATGGCGATCGAGCGATCCTGTTGGCTAATTTCCCGTTGTAAGAGTTGTTGTTCTAATTCCGCACGATTTTTATAGGCTAAAACGATACTGTCATCAAGACTTAAGCCCCAAGTTCCCGCCTCGCGAATCTCATCAGCAGCGGTTAACTCGATGTGCTGACCGACACTCAATACCTGTGCCAGTCGCCGTCGGGAAATACGCTGGTTAGAAATCGCCTGGGTTAAGTCTTGGTTAGCGTTAGCGAGGTCAACTTCCGCCTGTAGGACAGCAAATCGGGTTCCTAGTCCCGCTTGCTCCAATAATAGAGCATCGCGTAAACTTTGACTAGCATCCTCGATCGAGGCTTGGGCGATCGCTACCTGGGCATCACCCCTCTGTAATTCATAATAGGCATCGGTGGCATCAAAACGAGTTTGTTCCGAGACTCTTTCCACCTCTAATTCCCGTTGCCGGATGACCTTTTCGGCCCTTTTGATCTGGGCTGACCGTTCACCCCCTGTATAAACCCCATAGACAATCCGAACACTACCCTGAAGGTTGGTACTATCTTCCGGTGTAGTGGCTGGGATTCCCTGTTGACGAGCCAAGTTATTCTGTCTTTGGGCAACTGCCGATTGATCTTGAGTGAGACTGGTTTCCGCTTGGGCCGTGGGTAATAAAGCCGCCTGTTGTTCCTTTAATTGGGCGCGAGCGATTTCTAAATCGACCCGGGCTGTCTGTAAGGTCTGATTATTTTTTAAAGCTAATTCGATCGCTTGATTTAAGGTGATCGGTTGTACTACCCTAATATTCACCTCATCCGGTTTGGTGGGAAAAATTAGGGGATTGCCACTAGGATTAAGATAATTGGGGGCTTTGGGATCCGCTTCCGTGGTTGCCGGTGCCGCCGATGGACCGGGTAATTGAGAAACGGGATTGGCAGTAGGTTGGGGTTTCTTCAATAAATCGGCAGCGGACTGAGTTTGTGCCTTAACCGAGGATTCAGCCAAGAAAATCAACCCAAGCACCGCACTCACGGTAATACCATAACGCAAGAGCAACATGAGTATCTCGAAAGTAAACAGTAAACGATAAGAAGTAAACAAGCTCACACCACTATGTTGGCCGATTACTAATTACTAATCAATAATCCTACTCCATCCCGACGCGGATCGCCCGTAGCGGTTAATTCCCCCCGCTCATTCACTGCCACCCCATGCACACCCCCAAAAAACATATTTTGTTCTTGCCAACGGGTTACTTGAGTATTTGCGGGTAAAACCAGATTTTCGAGCAGATTTTCCCGATCTTCTAAAGGTTCAATTCCTAATTGTTGATTTTCCCAATGTATGCGCGAGGCCCCGATCGCATCGGCTAAAGATTGCCGAAAATCGATTAAATTGCTAATAACCTGCAAAATAGCGGTGCGAATGCGATTGGAACCCCCAGAACCGAGAACAAATCGCGGCTTTCCTTCTTCTAAAATCATCGTCGGCGACATCATTGAGGATAAACGACGATCAACGGGCCAATTGTGAAAACCAAAGGGATTTAAGTCCGCTTCCCCGATCATATTATTGAGCATAATTCCCGTCCCCGGCACGGTATAAGCTGATCCTTCGCCGTTGGAAAAGGTGGCACTGGCGGCATTACCCTCCCCATCGATAATGCTAATATGGGTGGTACTGCCCCATTTATTGGCATATTTGCCTAAAAATTGCGGCGAGAGGAACTGCTCTGCGATTCCCTCCTGATGGATAAAATCATCGTAGCCTTGAGCGCGAGCTTGATTGGTTAAGGCCATCACTTCTGTTAAAATTTGCAGATGTTTGTTCCCTAGATGCTCTAAAGCCGATAAATTGACTGTTTCCAGTAATTTTAGGGCAAAAGCCAGGAGAATTCCCCCAGAACTAGGCGGCGGATTAGTCAGTATTTCGTACCCCCGATATTCGGTTTTTAGGGGTTTTCTCTCAAGGACTTGGTAATGATTTAAATCCTCTAGGGTAAGATAACCGCCCTCCTGCATATCCCTGGCGATTTGGTGGGCGATTTCTCCCTCATAAAAGTCTTTTACGCCTTTTTTGCTTAATTCCTCTAAGCTGTTGGCAAAATCCCTCATCACACAGCGATCGCCAGCTTGGAGGAGTTTTCCTTGCGGGGCATAGACTTTTAAACCCTCTCTATCTTTGAGCAGGATCGAAGCGAGTAAACCCAGGCAAAAGCCGTTATATTGGCTCAAAATGTAGCCTTGACGAGCATATTCGATCGCTGGTTCTGCTACCACGGCAAAGGGCAATTTTCCCAGTTTTTTCTGCACTGTTTCCAGTCCCCGTAATGCCCCAGTCGTAGCGATCGCACCTCGGCCAATGTGAAAATCTTGACTAGCACCACCAAAATTGATCGCCACTGGGTAAAAGTCGATCTTTGTCAAGGGTTTTTTATATTTTGGAGTTTGACAAAAAAAATCAAAAAGGGTATTGACTTTTTCTTTGGTATGTGCTAGTAAAAAACCGCCGCCCCCCGCCGAAGCGAGGGTGAATTCGACCACGAAAGCCGCTAAAATCGAGCCAACAATCCCATCGAAGGCATTGCCGCCCATTTCTAAGATTAATTGTCCAGCTTCGGCAGTTTTTGGATGTCCTGCGGCGATAGCGCCCTTGCTTTTGCCAGTCACGATGATTCAGTTATCAGTAAACAGTAAACAGTTATCAGTGGTTAGTGGGAATTATCAATTATCAATTATGAATTGGCAAGTGGGGAAGTGGGGAGATTCAGTTATCATTAAACAGTAAACAGTTATCAGTGGTTAGTGGGAATTATCAATTATCAATTATGAATTGGCAAGTGGGGAAGTGGGGAGATTCAGTTATCATTAAACAGTAAACAGTTATCAGTGGTTAGTGGGAATTATCAATTATCAATTATGAATTGGCAAGTGGGGAAGTGGGGAGAAAAAAGCTGCCTCCTGTCTCCTGTCTCCTGCCTCCTGAATAGGGCTATTTTTTCAACTGCTTAACCGCTTGATAGATTTCGGGTAAACGCTTGTAAGCGGCCGCTGCCTTGAGGAATAGTTTATGGGGGATAGCGGGAGAGCCAGAAACCACTTCTCCTGCCCCGATATCGTTGTGAATGCCAGCTTGGGCAGATGCGATCGCACCGTCACCGATTACTGCTTGATTGGCAATGCCCACCTGTCCCGCTAAAATAACGCGATTGCCCACTTTTACGCCTCCTGCCATGCCCACCTGTCCTGCTAGGGCGCAAGCTTGGCCAATTTGGCAATTATGGGCAATATGGACGAGATTATCGATCTTAGTCTGGCTACCGATGCGGGTTTCTCCCACTGCCGGACGATCCACGGCGCTATTACAGCCAATTTCTACGCCATCTTCTAAGACCACGATACCGGATTGTTCCATCTTAAACCAGCCTTCGGGAACCGGCACAAAACCGAAGCCCTCGGCACCGATAACAGCGCCACTGTGGATAACGCAATCATTGCCGATTTGTACCCGTTCATGGATGGTACAGTTAGCGTGGAGAATTGTGCGATCGCCAATATGCACCCCGGGGTAAACAACGGCGTTAGGATGAATGCACACGCCATCACCGAGGGTGACATTGGCTTCTACCACCGCATGGGCCCCGATGGCGACTTTATGGCCGATTTTAGCCGATGGATGCACCACGGCGGTGGCGTGAATGTAGGGTTGGGGCTGAAAGGGTTGATAGAATAATTTGATGGCGTGGGCGAATAAAAGTCGGGGATTGGCACTAGCTAACCAAGCGATGCCGCGTTCGTCGGCCTGTTGTTGTAGATTGCTATCCAGGGGCAGAATTAGGGCAGTAGCCTCAGTTTTGGCGACAAAGGAAGCAAATTTTCCCCCTTCGATATAGCTAATCGTATCGACTAGGGCGGTTTCGATGGGAGTTATGGCTTTAATTTGGGGATTTCTGTCGGGATAGGCAGTTAAACTGTGAGCAGAGACTAAAGGGCTTAATTTTTGGGCAATTTCACTAAATTTCATAAATATATACTGCGATCGAGATAGGGCTGATGATAGGATGGTCTAACAGTCTAAAACTATACTGATAATCTTGTCGTTATTATAGTCAAAAAAGTTGCTAGTTTTTTAGGGAATAATCCCTGTTTTCCATTTCAACAAAGCCGATCTCGATCTAGAGCGGTTTTGGAGATAAGTTGGCTCTCTCCAAAACCGATTGGTTTTAGTTTTTACTGCTCGATCGAGTTAATAAAATTGATCCGAACAGTATTAAGGCGATCAGAGTTGATGGTTCGGGAACTGTTTGAAAATCTAGGTTAAAAATTCCTGACTCTCCCCAAGAAAGGCTAAGATCTACCAGCTTAAAACTGGCTGAATATTTTCCCGGTCGAGATGCAAGAAACTTCGGTAAAAAGGAGAAGTTATCACCAGTACCGATCGCATAGATATCGCCGGCATTAGCTAAAATTGTCTGTCCTAAAGAGTTAGCTACTGTTAATCCATCACTAATCTCTAACAGTTGTAAGGATAGGTTGGCATTACCTAAAGACCGATTCCACCGTCCCCCAGAACTGTTAAAAAGAGCTTGTTCTCCCAAGTCAGAGGAATTATTAATAGTTGCCACTGATTGCATCAGTAGATTGCTATATTCCTCCCCAGTGGCAGCACTAACAAAACTATTCTGAAAAATTCCTTGTCCTGCAATTAAGGAGAGAGGAGGCAATCCTGTAGAAGTCTCAGGAATGCGATTATTGGTGTTAGTCGGATTAACTACCGGATTACCAGACGGGCCGGAATAACTGTAAGTGCCGATACCGTGAAAATGAGGGTTTCCCTCTCGGTGAGCAACCAGAAGAGTTAACCGGTTATAGTTAGGATTGGCTAATCCCTCATAGATGCCCCGAGTTAAGGTGATTTGATTATCCACCCCGATATAAAATTCGGGCAAACTCTGACCAATGGCAGGCTCTTCAGCCTTAGCCACCGTTACCAGGGCGAAAGAAAGCGATAAAATGAAGCTAACAGCGATAAATGGAGATTTATGGCTTTTTTCGCTGATTTTCTTCCCAGCACAAACTAATCCTACCCCAGAGACCTGTAGAACCATGATTTCTCTCGTTAATTAGAATGATAATCATTATCACATTAACGAAAAACCCTTGTTCTGATTCACTTTTGCCAACAAAGTTAATTTAAGTTAACATGAACCATGCTGTCGGAATAAGTTGCCCGGGCCAACAGGCAACGCCGGAACAGCAGCAGGTTATCTGGGGATGAGGCCAAATCCCGTCAAAGTTTATCTTGATCAGAAAAGATAAACAAGGCTGTACTAGATTTTGCAGTGGGGAATCTGGGTTAAAATAGACCGAGAAAGTTAACAAAAAAATTGTCTCGCTCAAGTGGGCGAAAATCAGCTTATGACCCTTGCGGTGGCGATCGAAAAGTTAAAAAAATCCTACGGTCAGACAGCAGCGGTTAAAGATATCTCCTTTACCGTGGCAGCGGCAGAAATCTTCGGTTTACTCGGTCCCAATGGTGCGGGGAAAACCACCACGATTCGCTGTCTTTGTACCCTTGCTAAACCCGATGGCGGCAAAATCGAGGTGGGGGGTGTCGATGCCCTGAATAACCCCAAATCCGCCCGTAAACGCCTGGGTTACGTTGCCCAAGAAGTCGCCCTCGATAAAATGCTCACGGGCCGGGAACTGTTGCAACTACAAGCGGCTCTCTATCACATTCCTGCTCAAAAGTCAAGAGAGCGCATCAAAGAATTAATAAATCTTTTAGGATTAGAGGAATACGCCGACAAAAAAACAGGAACCTATTCCGGCGGCATCAAAAAACGGCTGGATTTAGCGGCGGGATTACTGCATCAGCCGGAAGTTTTAGTGCTGGATGAACCGACTGTGGGCCTCGATATCGAAAGTCGTTTGATTGTCTGGGATTTTCTGCGACAATTGCGGGCGGCTGGAACCAGTGTATTAATTACCAGCCATTATCTCGAAGAAATCGACGCTTTGGCCGATAACTTAGCAATTATCGACAATGGTATCGTCATCGCTCGCGGTACCCCCTCACAACTGAAGGAGCAGCTGGGTGGCGATCGCATAACCCTAAAAGTGCGGGAATTTTCCCCAGAGGAAGAGGCCTTAAAAGCGAAAGAGTTGTTATCTCGTCTGCCTTTTGTCGAGGAAGTGATCGTTAATACCGCCCAGGGTAACTCCCTTAATCTTATCGTCACGGCCAATAGCAATCCTTTAAGCAAAATTGAACAAACCCTAGCCGAATCGGGATTACCCGTGTTTAGCATGGCCCAATCCCGTCCTAGTCTCGATGATGTCTATCTAGCGGCCACCGGACGCACCCTGATGGATGCGGAAATTGCCGCCGCCAGCAGTCGCGACCTGAAGGCGGAGAAAAAACAAGCGATGAAGGAATCCTAACCCGGCGAGAAAGGCTGTAATATTGCCCAATTGCCCGGTTAAATCGCCTATAATTGGAGCGATCGACTATCTAGGGCTTGCTGAAAAAGTTTTTCGTGGGGGTAGGGTGTGGGGTGTGGGGTGTGGGGTGTAGGGTTTTACCGATTTTGAGGGGGTCAATTACCTAATTTTCAGGGAAAAAGTCCCTGAATTTTCCACCCGATCACTCCCATATTTGGTACTTTTTGATTGACAAAAAGTCTAAAAGTCTTACCCAACAAGGTTTTTAGATTTATTCAGCAAGCTCTATCTATCAATCAATATGAAAGATAAACGGGTATTGCTGACCGGCGGTACGGGAGGACTGGGTTTAGGAGTCACTCCGGCGGTTTTACACCATGGCGGTCATCTAACCATGACCTATCGGGAGGAAAGGGAGGTAGGTCGTCTGAAATCTCGGCTGAGTGCGGCGGAATTTGAGCGTATTCGCTTTGTCAGGGTGGATTTAACCCAAGAAACTGCCGTGGCTAGATTAATTGATGATCTCGGTCGGGTCGATGTTTTAATTCATCTAGTCGAGGGGCGAAAGACTTGCGCGGAGCGGCAATTCCCGTCTATGGTTCCCTGTGAGTGGTTTTTTGTCTTCAGGCTGATACACTGATAACGGCGCTCGCTCTTGCTAAAAATTGGGGTTAATTTATGCTTATTCCGATTCTTATCAGTCTTACTATCTTACTTTTATCCTATCTGTTCGGTTCGATTCCCACGGGTTATTTAATCGGTAAATACAGCAAAGGTATCGATATTCGTGACTATGGTTCCGGTTCCACCGGGGCCACCAATGTGCTGAGAACTCTGGGAAAAACTGCCGGGGCGACGGTGTTATTAATTGATATGTTAAAAGGAATGGCGGCGGTGGCCCTGGTACGAGTACTATATTTTATGGATGTCAATCCTCTCCCAGAAAGTTGGTATTATTGGTTAATTATCGGGGCAGGATTGGGGGCAATCATTGGTCATAGTAAATCGATTTTCTTGAATTTTAGTGGTGGTAAATCCGTCGCCACCAGTTTAGGGGTTTTATTAGTGATGAATCCCCTAGTGGCTTGCGGAACTTTGGCGAGTTTTTTAGTTATTCTCGCACTTTTCCGGATTGTTTCTTTAGGTTCGATTCTCGGGGCGCTGGTGGTGAATATTTTAATGGTTATTTTAGGTCAACCTCTCCCCTATATTTTATTTAGTTTGATGGGGGGAATCTATGTGATTGTTCGTCATCAGGGTAATATTAAAAGATTGTTGGCAGGGACGGAACCAAAAATAGGTCAGAAAGTACAGCAATCATCGGAATTAGGTTACAGCGTTTCTCCTACAGATGAAGTGTAACCTAATTTGCTATCATCCCCAGACGACTGGCTAATGTTCCCTGTTGCCCGTTCCCTGTTCCCTAAAACCAGAGACTTTGTACCTCACCCTTAAGATAACTGCTATAAATCCGTTGAGTATAGGCTACATATCAGGAGAGGCAATAGGCAATAGGAGCAATAAATAATCAGTCTTTAATAACCGGATTTAGTATCACTCCTAATTATTATTTTCCTACGCCCAGTTTTCTGGTTACTTTTTGCCAAAAGGTTGGGGTCGGTGGTTGATAGGGTTTGGGACTATCGGTAAATATAGGACGTTGACTAGGTTGGTAGAGATAACGATAGTGTAAGAAAATATCTCGATAGGGAAAATCGAGATTTTCACCGCTACAAAGTCGAGTGAACAGAGAGGAAGATAAACCAATGTAGTGAAGGTATGTTAAGCGGTTGCCCTTATCGTAAAGAATATTATCTAAAGCCTGAAAATGGGGAGAGGTGACACAGCAGCCGGTGCGTTCTTCTTTCGGCAATTGAAGGGCTAGATTATATATAGAAAAATTTGAGCGCATCATCATATAATTGACGATAGTTTGATCGGGAGCCATCGGATAGAGAATTTCCGCTTCTCCTGCTCGCAATTGTTCTACTAGCCAATCTCGCTGATTTTCATCGAATAAACCAATTTTAGAAGCATAGAAACCCGCACAAAAAATCTCCTTTTCGATACGATCACGGGAAAAAACCTCGAATAATTTTGGTCGAGAAACTTCGTACACATGAGTGGGATCTTTGTGCTGAAAGTCATAAACAACACAATCGTGCCTGTCTAGGATAGCGAAGATTTTATCAACGGCATCGAGTAGCAAGGTGTCCCCATCCATGTAGATAAAACGATCAAAGGGACTATCAAAAGCAATAAAACGGTGGTGCATTCCC
This portion of the Microcystis aeruginosa NIES-2549 genome encodes:
- a CDS encoding gamma-glutamyltransferase codes for the protein MTGKSKGAIAAGHPKTAEAGQLILEMGGNAFDGIVGSILAAFVVEFTLASAGGGGFLLAHTKEKVNTLFDFFCQTPKYKKPLTKIDFYPVAINFGGASQDFHIGRGAIATTGALRGLETVQKKLGKLPFAVVAEPAIEYARQGYILSQYNGFCLGLLASILLKDREGLKVYAPQGKLLQAGDRCVMRDFANSLEELSKKGVKDFYEGEIAHQIARDMQEGGYLTLEDLNHYQVLERKPLKTEYRGYEILTNPPPSSGGILLAFALKLLETVNLSALEHLGNKHLQILTEVMALTNQARAQGYDDFIHQEGIAEQFLSPQFLGKYANKWGSTTHISIIDGEGNAASATFSNGEGSAYTVPGTGIMLNNMIGEADLNPFGFHNWPVDRRLSSMMSPTMILEEGKPRFVLGSGGSNRIRTAILQVISNLIDFRQSLADAIGASRIHWENQQLGIEPLEDRENLLENLVLPANTQVTRWQEQNMFFGGVHGVAVNERGELTATGDPRRDGVGLLISN
- a CDS encoding TolC family protein; amino-acid sequence: MLLLRYGITVSAVLGLIFLAESSVKAQTQSAADLLKKPQPTANPVSQLPGPSAAPATTEADPKAPNYLNPSGNPLIFPTKPDEVNIRVVQPITLNQAIELALKNNQTLQTARVDLEIARAQLKEQQAALLPTAQAETSLTQDQSAVAQRQNNLARQQGIPATTPEDSTNLQGSVRIVYGVYTGGERSAQIKRAEKVIRQRELEVERVSEQTRFDATDAYYELQRGDAQVAIAQASIEDASQSLRDALLLEQAGLGTRFAVLQAEVDLANANQDLTQAISNQRISRRRLAQVLSVGQHIELTAADEIREAGTWGLSLDDSIVLAYKNRAELEQQLLQREISQQDRSIAISAVIPQVDLLGEYNVLNDLSDDAGFGDGFSVGGRIRWTFFDGGTAFARARQAERNIDRADTEFSLRRNEIRLQVEESYYSLISNQENIKTSQKSIESATESLRLARLRFQAGVGTQTDVINSQRDLTDARSRYLQAIVDYNRSLNSLQRSISNLPDNRLFEVR
- the lpxD gene encoding UDP-3-O-(3-hydroxymyristoyl)glucosamine N-acyltransferase, giving the protein MKFSEIAQKLSPLVSAHSLTAYPDRNPQIKAITPIETALVDTISYIEGGKFASFVAKTEATALILPLDSNLQQQADERGIAWLASANPRLLFAHAIKLFYQPFQPQPYIHATAVVHPSAKIGHKVAIGAHAVVEANVTLGDGVCIHPNAVVYPGVHIGDRTILHANCTIHERVQIGNDCVIHSGAVIGAEGFGFVPVPEGWFKMEQSGIVVLEDGVEIGCNSAVDRPAVGETRIGSQTKIDNLVHIAHNCQIGQACALAGQVGMAGGVKVGNRVILAGQVGIANQAVIGDGAIASAQAGIHNDIGAGEVVSGSPAIPHKLFLKAAAAYKRLPEIYQAVKQLKK
- a CDS encoding ABC transporter ATP-binding protein, which encodes MTLAVAIEKLKKSYGQTAAVKDISFTVAAAEIFGLLGPNGAGKTTTIRCLCTLAKPDGGKIEVGGVDALNNPKSARKRLGYVAQEVALDKMLTGRELLQLQAALYHIPAQKSRERIKELINLLGLEEYADKKTGTYSGGIKKRLDLAAGLLHQPEVLVLDEPTVGLDIESRLIVWDFLRQLRAAGTSVLITSHYLEEIDALADNLAIIDNGIVIARGTPSQLKEQLGGDRITLKVREFSPEEEALKAKELLSRLPFVEEVIVNTAQGNSLNLIVTANSNPLSKIEQTLAESGLPVFSMAQSRPSLDDVYLAATGRTLMDAEIAAASSRDLKAEKKQAMKES
- the plsY gene encoding glycerol-3-phosphate 1-O-acyltransferase PlsY, with product MLIPILISLTILLLSYLFGSIPTGYLIGKYSKGIDIRDYGSGSTGATNVLRTLGKTAGATVLLIDMLKGMAAVALVRVLYFMDVNPLPESWYYWLIIGAGLGAIIGHSKSIFLNFSGGKSVATSLGVLLVMNPLVACGTLASFLVILALFRIVSLGSILGALVVNILMVILGQPLPYILFSLMGGIYVIVRHQGNIKRLLAGTEPKIGQKVQQSSELGYSVSPTDEV
- a CDS encoding all3515 family Zur-repressed PEP-CTERM protein translates to MVLQVSGVGLVCAGKKISEKSHKSPFIAVSFILSLSFALVTVAKAEEPAIGQSLPEFYIGVDNQITLTRGIYEGLANPNYNRLTLLVAHREGNPHFHGIGTYSYSGPSGNPVVNPTNTNNRIPETSTGLPPLSLIAGQGIFQNSFVSAATGEEYSNLLMQSVATINNSSDLGEQALFNSSGGRWNRSLGNANLSLQLLEISDGLTVANSLGQTILANAGDIYAIGTGDNFSFLPKFLASRPGKYSASFKLVDLSLSWGESGIFNLDFQTVPEPSTLIALILFGSILLTRSSSKN
- a CDS encoding Npun_R2821/Npun_R2822 family protein — protein: MDGICTLANDRVYDQLIALLNSIEVNGGKDLPVCVYPYDDNTERIKAEIAQRPNVQLFDNQEIIERWENFAKSIWDSHPQARERWLKSGCTDRYYRMGMHHRFIAFDSPFDRFIYMDGDTLLLDAVDKIFAILDRHDCVVYDFQHKDPTHVYEVSRPKLFEVFSRDRIEKEIFCAGFYASKIGLFDENQRDWLVEQLRAGEAEILYPMAPDQTIVNYMMMRSNFSIYNLALQLPKEERTGCCVTSPHFQALDNILYDKGNRLTYLHYIGLSSSLFTRLCSGENLDFPYRDIFLHYRYLYQPSQRPIFTDSPKPYQPPTPTFWQKVTRKLGVGK